A genomic window from Rhizobium sp. EC-SD404 includes:
- a CDS encoding lytic murein transglycosylase, giving the protein MMTPSVARADAGFQQWIRDFAGVAQQSGVSRATYDHAFEGVTIPDPEVLEKAAYQPEFRSEIWDYLDSRVNPFTVRKGQEMAQRHAQTLARIEQRFGIDRSVLLAIWSMESNYGDVLERPERLHYVPQALATLAYKDSRRAKFGRTQLVAALKILETGDIRREQLSGSWAGAMGHTQFIPTSYQAYAVDFDGNGRRDIWTSIPDALATAANLLSSNGWQNGKTWGYEAVAPGNGSAYNGQTKTLAQWEQLGFRRPDGRGFPRGSDNAELKMPAGANGPAFLMVRNFFIIKRYNNSDSYALAVGLLADQIAGYGGMTQRWPRPAGTLSMEEKFELQTRLKSLGYYGGEIDGNLGSGSQEAIRQFQSRMGLDTDGEPSQNVLQRLRQ; this is encoded by the coding sequence ATGATGACACCTTCCGTAGCGCGTGCCGATGCAGGGTTCCAGCAGTGGATCCGGGATTTTGCCGGCGTCGCCCAACAAAGCGGCGTCAGCCGCGCCACCTATGACCATGCTTTCGAAGGCGTGACGATCCCGGACCCTGAAGTCCTGGAAAAAGCCGCCTACCAGCCCGAATTCCGCTCGGAAATTTGGGACTACCTCGATAGCCGCGTCAATCCATTCACCGTTCGCAAGGGTCAGGAGATGGCCCAGCGCCACGCTCAGACGCTCGCCCGGATCGAACAGCGTTTCGGCATCGACCGTTCGGTGCTTCTCGCCATCTGGTCGATGGAATCGAACTACGGCGACGTTCTGGAACGCCCCGAGCGGCTGCACTACGTGCCGCAGGCTCTCGCAACGCTGGCCTACAAGGATAGCCGGCGCGCCAAGTTTGGGCGCACGCAGCTGGTCGCTGCGTTGAAGATCCTCGAAACCGGCGATATCCGTCGCGAGCAGTTGAGCGGATCCTGGGCAGGCGCCATGGGACACACCCAGTTCATTCCGACGAGCTATCAGGCCTATGCGGTCGATTTCGACGGGAATGGCCGCCGCGATATCTGGACCTCCATCCCCGACGCTCTGGCGACGGCTGCCAACCTGTTGTCCTCCAATGGCTGGCAGAACGGCAAGACCTGGGGCTACGAGGCGGTCGCTCCGGGCAATGGCAGCGCGTACAATGGACAGACCAAGACTCTCGCGCAGTGGGAACAGCTCGGCTTCCGGCGGCCCGACGGCCGCGGCTTTCCGCGCGGCTCGGACAATGCGGAACTGAAGATGCCGGCAGGCGCCAATGGCCCGGCATTCTTGATGGTCCGCAACTTCTTCATCATCAAGCGCTACAACAACTCAGACTCCTACGCGCTTGCAGTCGGGCTTCTTGCCGACCAGATCGCCGGTTACGGCGGCATGACCCAACGCTGGCCGCGCCCTGCCGGCACGCTGTCGATGGAAGAGAAGTTCGAACTCCAGACGCGTCTGAAATCGCTTGGCTATTATGGAGGCGAGATCGACGGCAATCTCGGCTCCGGTTCGCAGGAAGCCATTCGTCAGTTCCAGTCACGCATGGGCCTCGATACGGACGGCGAACCATCGCAAAACGTTCTGCAGCGCCTTCGACAGTAG
- a CDS encoding DUF459 domain-containing protein yields MTGGQDRTSQALPSRLRLTAGLLSLVMIVLAILIAMPISSSSAQERYERRSVIDLIFGPRRSQEFPPPPPPRAEPAPQQQQPARRRASPQSPSGGPTRQAATPAASIVEKAEDAQTVLVIGDFMASGLAEGLQEAFASSTDVVVVSSTNGSSGLVRDDFYSWPASLPTILEDTQPAALVVMLGSNDRQQLSTAEGAADLLSDGWKREYAARVDALADIAEAAEVPLIWVGAPAFQSPRMSADILAINQIYRDQMEAAEADFVDIWDGFVDEGGAFITTGSDIQGQQVRLRGSDGINMTAAGKRKLAFYAERPIRRLLEGTVSATVEDIIRADEGLMREVERPRIPVLVTRTAPIGITDPALDGATTLLGNGETYAEPELRSPRDRLVEEGLAAAAPAGRADDFRWPRRTATPPTATPAPQGADARPAPADAADRSDERAEAAGDPGLGLAETITAN; encoded by the coding sequence GTGACGGGCGGACAGGACCGGACATCTCAGGCCTTGCCAAGCCGGCTGCGCTTAACCGCCGGCCTGCTTTCGCTTGTCATGATTGTTCTCGCAATTCTCATCGCGATGCCGATTTCCAGCTCATCGGCTCAGGAGCGCTACGAGCGCCGGTCTGTGATCGACCTGATATTCGGACCCCGACGCTCGCAGGAATTCCCACCACCACCGCCGCCGCGCGCCGAACCGGCGCCGCAACAGCAGCAACCCGCGCGCCGACGCGCATCGCCGCAATCGCCCAGTGGCGGGCCGACACGCCAGGCTGCGACCCCTGCCGCATCGATCGTCGAGAAGGCCGAGGATGCGCAGACCGTGCTCGTCATCGGCGACTTCATGGCATCGGGATTGGCGGAAGGCCTGCAGGAGGCTTTTGCCAGCTCGACCGATGTGGTCGTCGTTTCCAGCACCAATGGCTCGTCGGGCCTCGTGCGTGACGATTTCTACAGCTGGCCGGCTAGTCTTCCGACCATCCTCGAGGACACGCAGCCGGCGGCCCTCGTCGTGATGCTGGGCTCCAACGACCGACAGCAGCTCAGCACCGCCGAAGGCGCGGCCGACCTTCTGAGCGATGGGTGGAAGCGAGAATATGCGGCGCGCGTCGATGCGCTCGCCGATATCGCCGAGGCAGCCGAAGTGCCGCTGATCTGGGTCGGTGCACCGGCCTTCCAGTCGCCGCGCATGTCGGCCGATATTCTGGCGATCAACCAGATTTACCGCGACCAGATGGAAGCCGCCGAGGCGGATTTCGTAGATATCTGGGACGGCTTCGTCGACGAAGGCGGCGCCTTCATCACCACCGGGTCCGACATCCAGGGCCAACAGGTGCGCCTGCGCGGATCCGACGGGATCAACATGACGGCAGCCGGCAAGCGCAAACTCGCATTCTATGCCGAGCGGCCGATCCGCCGCCTGCTCGAAGGCACGGTCAGCGCCACTGTCGAGGACATCATCCGCGCCGATGAGGGTCTGATGCGTGAGGTCGAGCGACCGCGTATTCCGGTGCTCGTCACCCGCACCGCGCCTATCGGCATCACCGACCCTGCGCTCGATGGGGCGACCACACTTCTCGGCAATGGCGAGACCTACGCAGAGCCGGAACTGCGCTCGCCGCGCGACCGGTTGGTCGAGGAAGGTCTGGCAGCGGCGGCACCCGCCGGGCGCGCCGACGATTTCCGCTGGCCGCGCCGCACCGCAACGCCACCCACCGCAACGCCAGCGCCACAAGGCGCCGATGCCCGCCCTGCCCCGGCCGATGCCGCCGATCGCAGCGATGAGCGGGCAGAGGCCGCCGGCGACCCCGGGCTTGGCCTCGCCGAGACGATCACCGCCAACTGA
- a CDS encoding low specificity L-threonine aldolase, with protein MIFSSDNWAGVHPRIAESLQRHSDGYAASYGASDLDKEIEAKFNEVFERDVAVFFVGTGTAANSLALASVNRPGGVSFCHREAHVIEDECGAPEFFTHGARLVPVDGGNGKIDPDELRSELKRFPPGFVHAGQPMAISITQATEIGTVYTADEIDAIAEIAKAHALPLHMDGARFANALVELDLTPAEMTWKRGIDVLSFGATKNGCWCAEALVFMDPDKARDLPFIRKRAAQLFSKSRFIAAQFHGYFEDDLWLDLARHSNAMAARLQNGLKASNRARPGWTSQTNEVFAIVRKADAEAARSKGAAFYDWTPPRALNGMIGEDEVLTRLVTSFATREDDVDRFLDLVA; from the coding sequence ATGATTTTCAGTTCCGACAACTGGGCGGGTGTCCACCCGCGCATTGCTGAATCCTTGCAGCGCCACTCCGACGGCTACGCCGCATCCTACGGGGCGAGCGACCTCGACAAGGAAATCGAAGCGAAGTTCAACGAGGTGTTCGAGCGCGACGTCGCTGTCTTCTTCGTCGGCACGGGTACCGCCGCCAACTCGCTGGCGCTCGCCAGCGTCAACCGGCCGGGCGGCGTCTCCTTCTGCCACCGCGAGGCGCATGTCATCGAGGACGAATGCGGGGCGCCCGAATTCTTCACCCATGGCGCCCGGCTGGTGCCGGTCGATGGCGGGAATGGCAAGATCGACCCGGACGAGTTGCGCTCCGAGTTGAAGCGCTTTCCACCCGGCTTCGTCCATGCCGGCCAGCCGATGGCGATTTCGATCACGCAGGCCACCGAGATCGGCACGGTTTATACCGCCGATGAAATCGACGCGATCGCGGAGATCGCCAAGGCACACGCTCTTCCCCTGCACATGGACGGCGCGCGCTTTGCCAACGCGCTGGTCGAACTCGACCTCACGCCGGCTGAAATGACCTGGAAGCGCGGTATTGACGTTCTTTCGTTCGGCGCGACGAAGAACGGCTGCTGGTGCGCGGAAGCTCTTGTCTTCATGGATCCCGACAAGGCGCGCGACCTGCCCTTCATCCGCAAGCGCGCGGCGCAGCTCTTTTCCAAGAGCCGTTTTATCGCCGCTCAGTTCCACGGTTATTTCGAGGACGATCTCTGGCTCGACCTCGCGCGTCACTCCAACGCCATGGCGGCGCGTCTGCAGAATGGATTGAAAGCGTCCAACCGCGCACGTCCTGGCTGGACGTCGCAGACGAACGAGGTCTTCGCCATCGTTCGCAAGGCAGATGCCGAGGCTGCACGCTCCAAGGGAGCTGCGTTCTACGATTGGACGCCGCCGCGCGCGCTCAACGGCATGATCGGTGAAGACGAAGTCCTGACGCGCCTCGTCACGAGCTTCGCTACGCGCGAGGATGATGTGGATCGGTTCCTGGATCTGGTCGCCTGA
- the gltB gene encoding glutamate synthase large subunit — protein sequence MTTFSPSEDMIPTSAVQTAATETSSRAEDKPVAPRRLPAAQGLYNPRNEHDACGVGFIAHMKGEKSHQIVSDGLAMLENLTHRGAVGADPLMGDGAGLLVQIPDALFREDMAAQGVTLPEVGNYAVGYVFMPQDEALRAHIEAIIADVVEAEGQVLLGFRDVPVDNSSLSKAPDIAATEPCHRQVFIGRNPELVSVQEFERRLFILRKVISNRIYAETNGVDNGFYFVSLSSRTIVYKGMFLAFQVKAYYKDLADERFTSAVALVHQRFSTNTFPSWKLAHPYRMVAHNGEINTLRGNVNWMAARQASVSSPLFGKDIEKLWPISYEGQSDTACFDNALEFLVQGGYSLAHAVMMLIPEAWAGNQLMTAERKAFYEYHAALMEPWDGPAAVAFTDGVQIGATLDRNGLRPARYIVTDDDRIIMASEAGVITVPEEKIVKKWRLQPGRMLLIDMEKGRIVSDDEIKSEIATMHPYKDWLKRTQLILEELKPVEPRALRRDVSLLDRQQAFGYTQEDTKILLSPMATTGQEAIGSMGTDTPISAMSDKSKLLYTYFKQNFAQVTNPPIDPIREELVMSLVSFIGPRPNILDHKGASKKKRLEVRQPILTNGDLEKIRSIGHSEDLFDTKTLDLTYPVDERAEGMKAALDRLCERAETAVNGGYNIIVLSDRQLGPDRIAIPALLATAAVHHHLIRKGLRTSVGLVVESGEPREVHHFACLAGYGAEAINPYLAFDTLLDMHKRGEFPPEVESHEVVSRYIKAIGKGILKVMSKMGISTYQSYCGAQIFDAVGLSSGFVKDYFTGTATTIEGVGLAEVAEETTRRHDSAFGPDPVLAHSLEIGGEYMYRLRGEGHAWTPDAVATLQHSVRGNAQDQYRAFAKMVNERESRMNTIRGLFAIKTAEAAGRSPVPIEEVESAQDLVKRFSTGAMSFGSISREAHTTLARAMNQIGGKSNTGEGGEEADRYLPLPGGKANPERSAIKQVASGRFGVTTEYLVNADMIQIKVAQGAKPGEGGQLPGHKVDATIAKTRHSTPGVGLISPPPHHDIYSIEDLAQLIFDLKNVNPEADISVKLVSEVGVGTVAAGVAKARADHITIAGFDGGTGASPLTSLKHAGSPWEMGLAETHQTLVLNGLRSRIALQVDGGLKTGRDVVIGALLGADEFGFSTAPLIAAGCIMMRKCHLNTCPVGVATQDPVLRKRFKGTPEHVINYFFFVAEEIREILASLGVRKLDEIIGQSDLLYKDDLIDHWKAKGLDFNGVFFKPDAPKSAIRWTERQVHPIDDVLDRNLIEQAMLALETRKPLQFEVPIRNVDRSVGAMLSGEVAKRFGHRGLPDDTISVTLRGTAGQSFGAFLAHGISFDLVGDGNDYVGKGLSGGRIVVRPPENSRVVAENSIIVGNTVLYGAIEGECYFRGVAGERFAVRNSGAAAVVEGVGDHGCEYMTGGIVVVIGETGRNFAAGMSGGVAYVLDEDNTFASRCNMAMVELEPVPEEDDILEKLHHHGGDIAHKGRVDVSGDMTRHDEERLVQLISNHMHYTGSTRAKEILDNWADFRPKFRKVMPVEYRRALEDMERMRMGVAAE from the coding sequence ATGACGACGTTTTCGCCATCTGAAGACATGATCCCGACGAGCGCCGTTCAGACGGCTGCAACCGAGACGTCTTCGCGTGCCGAAGACAAACCGGTTGCGCCACGACGACTGCCCGCCGCGCAGGGGCTCTACAATCCGCGCAACGAGCATGATGCCTGCGGCGTTGGCTTCATCGCCCACATGAAGGGCGAAAAGTCGCACCAGATTGTGTCCGACGGCCTCGCCATGCTCGAGAACCTGACGCACCGCGGCGCCGTGGGCGCCGATCCGCTGATGGGTGACGGCGCCGGCCTGCTCGTGCAGATCCCGGATGCGCTTTTCCGTGAAGACATGGCCGCGCAGGGCGTGACCCTTCCGGAAGTCGGCAATTACGCGGTTGGCTACGTCTTCATGCCGCAGGACGAGGCGCTGCGCGCGCATATCGAGGCGATCATCGCCGACGTCGTGGAGGCCGAGGGCCAGGTTCTGCTCGGTTTCCGAGACGTGCCGGTCGACAACTCGTCGCTGTCCAAGGCGCCGGACATTGCCGCGACCGAACCGTGTCACCGCCAGGTGTTCATCGGCCGCAATCCAGAACTCGTGTCCGTGCAGGAATTCGAGCGCCGTCTCTTCATTCTGCGCAAGGTCATTTCCAACCGCATCTACGCGGAGACGAACGGCGTCGACAACGGCTTCTATTTCGTGTCGCTGTCGTCGCGGACCATCGTCTACAAGGGCATGTTCCTGGCCTTCCAGGTGAAGGCCTATTACAAGGATCTGGCCGACGAGCGCTTCACCTCGGCGGTCGCCCTCGTGCACCAGCGCTTCTCGACCAACACATTCCCGTCCTGGAAGCTTGCGCACCCCTATCGCATGGTCGCGCATAACGGCGAGATCAACACGCTGCGCGGCAACGTCAACTGGATGGCCGCCCGCCAGGCTTCGGTCTCCTCGCCGCTGTTCGGCAAGGACATCGAGAAGCTGTGGCCGATTTCCTATGAAGGCCAGTCGGACACCGCCTGCTTCGACAACGCGCTCGAATTCCTCGTTCAGGGCGGCTACTCGCTCGCTCACGCCGTGATGATGCTCATCCCGGAAGCCTGGGCCGGCAATCAGCTCATGACCGCCGAGCGCAAGGCGTTCTACGAATATCACGCCGCACTGATGGAGCCGTGGGATGGCCCGGCCGCCGTCGCCTTCACCGATGGCGTTCAGATCGGCGCGACGCTCGACCGCAACGGTCTGCGCCCCGCACGCTATATCGTGACGGACGACGACCGCATCATCATGGCCTCCGAAGCCGGCGTCATCACCGTGCCCGAGGAGAAGATCGTCAAGAAGTGGCGCCTCCAGCCGGGCCGCATGCTGCTGATCGACATGGAAAAGGGCCGCATCGTTTCCGACGACGAGATCAAGTCGGAAATCGCGACGATGCACCCTTACAAGGACTGGCTGAAGCGCACCCAGCTCATTCTGGAAGAGCTGAAGCCCGTCGAGCCGCGCGCGCTGCGCCGCGACGTGTCGCTGCTCGATCGCCAGCAGGCTTTCGGCTACACGCAGGAAGACACCAAGATCCTTCTGTCGCCCATGGCGACGACCGGCCAGGAAGCCATCGGCTCGATGGGAACGGATACGCCGATCTCGGCCATGTCGGACAAGTCGAAGCTGCTCTACACCTACTTCAAGCAGAATTTCGCGCAGGTGACCAACCCGCCGATCGACCCGATCCGCGAAGAGCTCGTCATGAGCCTCGTATCTTTCATCGGACCACGCCCGAACATCCTCGACCACAAGGGCGCTTCGAAGAAGAAGCGTCTCGAAGTGCGTCAGCCGATCCTGACCAATGGCGATCTGGAAAAGATCCGCTCCATCGGACATTCGGAAGATCTGTTCGACACCAAGACGCTCGATCTTACCTACCCGGTGGACGAGCGCGCCGAGGGCATGAAGGCGGCGCTCGATCGTCTCTGCGAGCGTGCCGAGACGGCCGTCAACGGCGGCTACAACATCATCGTTCTTTCGGATCGTCAGCTCGGTCCAGATCGCATCGCCATCCCGGCGCTGCTGGCGACGGCAGCCGTGCACCATCACCTGATTCGCAAGGGCCTGCGCACTTCGGTCGGCCTCGTCGTGGAATCCGGCGAGCCGCGGGAAGTGCATCACTTCGCCTGCCTCGCGGGCTACGGCGCGGAAGCGATCAACCCCTATCTCGCCTTCGATACGTTGCTCGACATGCACAAGCGGGGCGAGTTCCCGCCGGAAGTGGAAAGCCACGAAGTCGTCTCGCGCTACATCAAGGCGATCGGCAAGGGCATTCTCAAGGTCATGTCCAAGATGGGCATCTCGACCTACCAGTCCTATTGCGGCGCCCAGATCTTCGACGCGGTCGGCCTGTCGAGCGGGTTCGTGAAGGATTACTTCACCGGCACCGCCACGACGATCGAAGGCGTCGGCTTGGCAGAAGTTGCCGAAGAGACGACCCGGCGCCACGATTCGGCGTTCGGTCCCGATCCGGTGCTGGCGCACTCGCTCGAGATCGGCGGCGAATACATGTACCGCCTGCGCGGCGAAGGCCACGCCTGGACGCCGGATGCGGTCGCCACGCTTCAGCATTCCGTGCGCGGCAATGCCCAGGACCAGTATCGCGCCTTCGCCAAGATGGTGAATGAGCGGGAATCGCGGATGAACACGATCCGCGGCCTCTTCGCGATCAAGACGGCGGAGGCCGCCGGCCGCTCGCCCGTCCCGATTGAGGAAGTTGAGTCCGCACAGGACCTCGTCAAGCGCTTCTCCACCGGCGCCATGTCCTTCGGCTCGATCAGCCGCGAGGCGCACACGACGCTGGCGCGCGCCATGAACCAGATCGGCGGCAAGTCCAACACCGGCGAAGGCGGCGAGGAAGCCGATCGCTATCTGCCGCTTCCAGGTGGCAAGGCGAACCCGGAACGGTCCGCGATCAAGCAGGTCGCGTCCGGCCGCTTCGGTGTGACGACGGAATATCTCGTCAATGCCGACATGATCCAGATCAAGGTCGCGCAGGGCGCCAAGCCCGGTGAAGGCGGTCAGCTGCCCGGCCACAAGGTCGATGCGACGATCGCCAAGACCAGGCATTCCACGCCCGGCGTCGGCCTCATCTCACCGCCGCCGCACCACGACATCTATTCGATCGAGGATCTGGCGCAGCTCATCTTCGATCTGAAGAACGTCAATCCGGAAGCGGACATCTCGGTCAAGCTCGTCTCGGAAGTGGGCGTCGGCACCGTTGCCGCGGGTGTCGCCAAGGCGCGCGCCGACCACATCACCATCGCCGGTTTCGATGGCGGCACCGGCGCTTCGCCGCTGACGTCGCTGAAGCATGCCGGTAGCCCGTGGGAAATGGGCCTCGCCGAAACACACCAGACACTGGTGCTGAACGGCCTGCGCTCACGCATCGCGCTGCAGGTCGATGGTGGCCTGAAAACAGGCCGCGACGTGGTCATCGGGGCACTACTCGGTGCCGACGAATTCGGCTTCTCGACCGCGCCGCTGATCGCGGCAGGCTGCATCATGATGCGCAAGTGCCACCTGAACACCTGTCCCGTCGGGGTGGCGACGCAGGACCCGGTTCTGCGCAAGCGGTTCAAGGGTACGCCCGAGCACGTGATCAACTACTTCTTCTTCGTCGCCGAAGAGATCCGCGAAATTCTCGCGTCGCTCGGCGTGCGGAAGCTGGACGAGATCATCGGCCAGTCGGATCTGCTCTACAAGGACGACCTGATCGATCACTGGAAGGCCAAGGGTCTTGATTTCAACGGTGTCTTCTTCAAGCCGGACGCACCGAAGTCGGCGATCCGCTGGACCGAACGCCAGGTCCACCCGATCGATGACGTTCTCGACCGCAATCTGATCGAACAGGCGATGCTTGCGCTTGAAACCCGCAAGCCGCTCCAGTTCGAAGTGCCGATCCGCAACGTTGACCGGTCCGTGGGCGCCATGCTCTCGGGCGAAGTTGCCAAGCGCTTCGGCCACCGTGGCCTGCCGGACGACACCATCTCCGTCACCTTGCGGGGCACGGCCGGCCAGTCGTTCGGCGCGTTCCTCGCCCACGGGATTTCGTTCGATCTCGTCGGCGACGGCAACGATTATGTCGGCAAGGGCCTGTCGGGTGGCCGCATCGTGGTGCGCCCGCCTGAGAATTCGCGCGTCGTCGCCGAAAACTCGATCATCGTCGGCAACACCGTGCTTTATGGCGCGATCGAGGGCGAGTGCTACTTCCGAGGCGTCGCCGGCGAGCGGTTTGCCGTGCGCAACTCCGGTGCGGCCGCTGTCGTCGAAGGCGTCGGCGATCATGGCTGCGAATACATGACCGGCGGCATCGTCGTCGTCATCGGCGAAACCGGCCGCAACTTCGCGGCCGGCATGTCGGGCGGCGTCGCCTATGTTCTCGACGAGGACAACACGTTTGCCTCGCGCTGCAACATGGCGATGGTCGAGCTCGAGCCGGTGCCGGAAGAGGACGACATTCTCGAGAAGCTGCACCACCATGGCGGCGATATCGCCCACAAGGGCCGCGTCGATGTGTCGGGCGACATGACCCGCCACGACGAGGAGCGGCTGGTGCAGCTCATCTCGAACCACATGCACTACACCGGTTCGACGAGGGCCAAGGAGATACTCGACAACTGGGCGGACTTCCGGCCGAAATTCCGCAAGGTCATGCCCGTCGAGTACCGCCGCGCGCTCGAAGACATGGAGCGCATGCGAATGGGCGTCGCTGCCGAATAA
- the galU gene encoding UTP--glucose-1-phosphate uridylyltransferase GalU codes for MSTFKKVRKAVLPVAGLGTRFLPATKAVPKEMLTIVDKPVVQYVVEEAAAAGIEHFVFVTGRNKAVIEDHFDIQFELNETLEARGKTAELANIKAMLPKAGSMSFTRQQEPLGLGHAVWCARDIIGDEPFALLLPDMLMQADRGCLSGMMDLYAQSGGNVVSVEECHPDLSHKYGIVGMGEELGEGFKITEMVEKPAKGTAPSNWFINGRYILQPEIFDILETQERGAGNEIQLTDGMLRLAETQEFAGYRFRGNTYDCGSKDGFIKANLAFALARDDIRSLIEDDLRALLG; via the coding sequence ATGTCGACATTTAAAAAGGTCAGAAAAGCCGTGCTCCCAGTGGCGGGTCTCGGCACACGTTTCCTGCCTGCTACCAAGGCCGTGCCCAAGGAAATGTTGACCATCGTCGACAAGCCCGTCGTCCAGTATGTCGTTGAGGAAGCCGCTGCCGCCGGCATCGAGCATTTCGTGTTCGTCACCGGGCGCAACAAGGCGGTCATCGAAGATCATTTCGACATCCAGTTCGAGCTGAACGAGACGCTCGAAGCCCGCGGCAAGACAGCCGAGCTGGCCAACATCAAAGCGATGCTGCCAAAGGCCGGCTCGATGAGCTTCACCCGCCAGCAGGAACCTCTCGGTCTCGGCCACGCAGTCTGGTGTGCTCGCGATATCATCGGCGACGAGCCCTTCGCGCTGCTCCTGCCCGACATGCTGATGCAAGCCGACCGCGGCTGCCTGAGCGGCATGATGGACCTCTATGCGCAGTCGGGCGGCAACGTCGTGTCGGTCGAGGAGTGCCATCCCGATCTTTCGCACAAATACGGTATCGTCGGCATGGGCGAGGAACTTGGCGAAGGCTTCAAGATCACCGAAATGGTCGAAAAGCCGGCAAAGGGAACTGCACCGTCGAACTGGTTCATCAACGGCCGCTACATTCTGCAGCCGGAAATTTTCGACATACTGGAAACCCAGGAGCGCGGCGCGGGCAACGAGATCCAGTTGACGGACGGCATGTTGCGCCTGGCCGAGACCCAGGAGTTTGCCGGCTATCGTTTCCGCGGCAACACCTATGACTGCGGTTCCAAGGACGGGTTCATCAAGGCCAACCTTGCCTTCGCACTCGCACGCGACGATATTCGAAGCCTGATCGAAGACGATCTGAGGGCGCTGCTCGGCTGA
- a CDS encoding glutamate synthase subunit beta, which translates to MGKVTGFLEIDRQVAKYQPASDRIRHFKEFVIPMSDSEISKQAARCMDCGIPYCHGPTGCPVHNQIPDWNDLVYSDNWDEAIRNLHSTNNFPEFTGRICPAPCEEACTLNLEDAPVAIKTIEQAIADKAYERGFIVPQPASRKTGKKVAVIGSGPAGLAAAQQLGRAGHEVHVYEREDKPGGLLRYGIPDFKMEKHFIDRRVEQMSGEGVTFFCGVNVGVDKKVEELRAEYDAVLYAGGSETPRDAGIPGVELHGVHDAMPYLVQQNKRVARRNIDSIGWPSEPVVAGAKHVVVVGGGDTASDCVGTAFRQGAVRVTQLDIRPRPPEKEDKLAVWPFWATKMRTSSSQAEGAEREFQVGTLEFVGEDGKLIGVKCCQVDEKREPIAGSEFVIKADLAFIAIGFRGPFEDSVVGEMNGQLKIGKDRRGATFVEANDQDYRTSVDKVWAAGDVRRGQSLVVWAIREGRQAARAIDLELMGATILPR; encoded by the coding sequence GTGGGCAAGGTAACAGGTTTTCTCGAGATCGACCGGCAGGTGGCGAAGTATCAGCCGGCATCCGACCGCATTCGTCACTTCAAGGAATTCGTCATCCCGATGTCGGATTCGGAGATTTCCAAGCAGGCTGCGCGCTGCATGGATTGTGGCATTCCCTATTGCCATGGCCCGACAGGCTGCCCGGTGCACAACCAGATCCCGGATTGGAACGACCTCGTCTATTCCGACAACTGGGACGAGGCGATCCGCAACCTGCATTCGACCAACAACTTCCCGGAATTCACGGGCCGCATCTGCCCCGCGCCCTGCGAAGAAGCGTGCACGCTGAACCTGGAAGATGCACCGGTCGCCATCAAGACGATCGAACAGGCGATTGCCGACAAAGCTTATGAGCGCGGCTTCATCGTGCCGCAGCCCGCATCGCGCAAGACCGGCAAGAAGGTCGCGGTGATCGGTTCCGGCCCGGCCGGGCTTGCTGCCGCCCAGCAGCTGGGCCGCGCCGGTCATGAAGTTCACGTCTATGAGCGCGAAGACAAGCCCGGCGGGCTGCTGCGCTACGGCATTCCGGACTTCAAGATGGAGAAGCATTTCATCGACCGTCGCGTCGAGCAGATGTCGGGCGAAGGCGTCACCTTCTTCTGCGGCGTCAATGTCGGCGTCGACAAGAAGGTCGAGGAACTGCGCGCGGAATACGATGCTGTGCTCTATGCGGGCGGCTCAGAAACGCCGCGCGACGCCGGCATCCCGGGCGTCGAACTGCACGGCGTCCATGACGCGATGCCCTATCTCGTGCAGCAGAACAAGCGCGTCGCGCGCCGCAACATCGACAGCATCGGCTGGCCGTCCGAGCCGGTCGTCGCCGGCGCCAAGCACGTCGTGGTCGTCGGTGGCGGCGATACGGCGTCGGACTGTGTCGGGACCGCTTTCCGCCAGGGTGCCGTGCGCGTCACGCAGCTCGACATCCGCCCACGGCCGCCGGAAAAGGAGGACAAGCTCGCCGTCTGGCCGTTCTGGGCCACGAAGATGCGGACATCTTCGAGCCAGGCTGAAGGTGCCGAGCGCGAGTTCCAGGTCGGCACGCTGGAGTTCGTCGGCGAAGACGGCAAGCTCATTGGCGTAAAGTGCTGCCAGGTCGACGAGAAGCGCGAGCCGATCGCCGGTTCGGAATTCGTCATCAAGGCCGACCTCGCCTTCATCGCCATCGGCTTCCGTGGTCCGTTCGAGGACAGCGTCGTCGGCGAGATGAACGGCCAGCTGAAGATCGGCAAGGACCGGCGCGGCGCCACATTCGTCGAGGCCAACGACCAGGACTACCGGACGTCCGTTGATAAGGTGTGGGCGGCAGGCGACGTGCGCCGCGGCCAGTCCCTCGTCGTCTGGGCTATCCGCGAAGGCCGTCAGGCAGCGCGCGCGATCGATCTGGAGTTGATGGGCGCAACCATACTGCCGCGCTGA